The Glandiceps talaboti chromosome 1, keGlaTala1.1, whole genome shotgun sequence genome has a segment encoding these proteins:
- the LOC144446708 gene encoding testin-like isoform X3, producing MAANEEEQTATEAYESIKQIDTSFKRIAPLHEIGAGAPCLKCGDACPGLDLHFWRKICRNCKCSQSDHDIKPEKKEQQRKIGRLFGEDEISHYNVSSLVIERTRDPKSPHAKIESVTFEWVPTGATESLVNRYMDMIPEESQPIAGTKGAQQRDQQMMKQLPAHDQAPEFCDNLSEVEAKKLEEFVEQYKTTAVGIGQVREVIIQDLQPQTNTALSQQAGRGVYGTAAPLSGDASQRRSPVPGGVSVFPASQGTPVSMVHSQAVQPGVRGASGDLRGHQPEANQQYASVSGVQGYQAGVAGQAGFAGVEGQPGVGGQPGQMGHVQYQAGQEGAVPGQFASEYGTANIQGTPAGVGHYAGQSGVVTMHGTPEGVAGEYGVAGGVGGVAGGRPGEYGTPGAGAGVGGRPGQYATQGGVSDIHGTPGGVAGAYGAGDVVDTTRHGAGAGATPGVSAVGGGEIAEQALAPHWHSSYRGFRKQCVQCGEQLTGGDVAVFAERAGPDKCWHPACFRCDTCKELLVDLIYFYKDDKVYCGRHYADLHRPRCAACDELIFAREYTQAEDQNWHLKHFCCFDCDVLLGGKRYVPRDNHPYCLECYEKRFAKICQSCHEKISADAQRLSHKEFHWHANEKCFSCSNCKTTLLGKQFMPKQGHIFCSVKCKRELLS from the exons ATGGCCGCTAACGAAGAAGAGCAGACGGCGACCGAAGCGTACGAGTCCATAAAACAGATCGACACAAGTTTTAAACGG ATTGCACCTCTACATGAAATAGGAGCTGGTGCACCATGTCTTAAGTGTGGTGATGCATGTCCAGGTTTGGATCTACATTTCTGGAG AAAAATCTGTCGAAACTGTAAGTGTAGTCAGTCCGATCATGACATCAAGCCAGAAAAGAAAGAACAACAACGTAAAATTGGACGCCTGTTTGGTGAAGATGAGATCTCTCACTATAATGTTAGCAGTTTGGTCATTGAGAGAACCAGGGATCCGAAATCTCCACATGCTAAGATAGAAAGTGTGACGTTTGAATGGGTGCCTACAGGGGCTACTGAATCACTG GTCAATCGGTACATGGATATGATACCAGAGGAAAGTCAACCAATTGCTGGAACAAAGGGAGCACAGCAGCGTGATCAACAGATGATGAAACAGCTACCTGCCCATGACCAGGCTCCAGAGTTTTGTGATAACCTATCCGAAGTAGAAGCCAAGAAGTTGGAAGAATTTGTAGAACAGTACAAGACAACAGCTGTTGGTATTGGTCAAGTCAGAGAAGTCATCATCCAAGATCTGCAGCCACAAACCAATACTGCTTTGTCACAGCAAGCTGGTAGAGGAGTCTATGGCACTGCTGCACCACTAAGTGGTGATGCATCTCAACGAAGGTCTCCAGTGCCTGGAGGAGTTTCCGTTTTCCCAGCATCACAAGGTACACCAGTGTCAATGGTTCATAGTCAAGCTGTACAACCAGGTGTAAGAGGTGCATCGGGTGACCTCAGAGGACACCAACCTGAAGCAAATCAGCAGTATGCATCTGTTTCTGGTGTGCAAGGATATCAGGCAGGTGTTGCTGGACAGGCTGGTTTTGCTGGTGTTGAAGGTCAACCTGGTGTCGGAGGTCAACCAGGACAAATGGGACATGTTCAATATCAAGCTGGTCAGGAGGGTGCTGTACCTGGTCAGTTTGCATCAGAATATGGTACTGCTAATATCCAAGGCACTCCTGCAGGTGTTGGTCATTATGCCGGTCAAAGTGGTGTTGTCACAATGCATGGTACTCCAGAGGGTGTTGCTGGTGAATATGGTGTGGCTGGTGGTGTAGGAGGTGTTGCTGGTGGCAGACCTGGTGAATATGGTACTCCCGGTGCTGGTGCTGGCGTAGGTGGTAGACCTGGTCAATATGCCACCCAAGGTGGTGTTAGTGACATTCATGGCACACCTGGAGGTGTAGCTGGTGCATATGGTGCTGGAGATGTGGTTGATACAACTCGTCATGGGGCTGGTGCTGGTGCAACTCCTGGTGTCAGTGCAGTTGGAGGAGGTGAGATTGCCGAACAAGCCCTAGCTCCACATTGG CACTCTAGTTATAGGGGTTTCAGGAAG CAATGTGTCCAGTGTGGTGAACAGCTGACCGGAGGAGATGTTGCTGTGTTTGCTGAGAGAGCTGGTCCTGATAAGTGTTGGCATCCAGCATGTTTCCGATGTGACACATGTAAAGAATTGCTGGTAGATCTCATTTATTTCTACAAAGATGACAAGGTGTACTGTGGTCGTCACTACGCCGACTTACATCGTCCACGTTGTGCTGCTTGTGATGAG TTGATCTTTGCTAGAGAATATACCCAGGCAGAAGACCAGAATTGGCATTTGAAGCATTTCTGTTGTTTTGATTGTGATGTTTTACTTGGTGGTAAACGCTACGTGCCAAGAGATAATCACCCTTACTGCTTAGAGTGTTATGAGAAACGCTTTGCAAAG ATTTGCCAGAGTTGTCACGAGAAGATCTCAGCTGATGCTCAGAGGCTAAGTCATAAGGAATTCCACTGGCACGCCAACGAGAAGTGTTTTAGTtgttcaaattgtaaaacaacTCTACTGGGCAAACAATTCATGCCTAAACAAGGGCACATATTTTGTTCCGTCAAGTGTAAAAGAGAGTTACTGTCATAG
- the LOC144446708 gene encoding testin-like isoform X2, producing MERLTYPLRAGSSPLVSRKTTSIPASQQDSNGGKQEIAKEDRERIAPLHEIGAGAPCLKCGDACPGLDLHFWRKICRNCKCSQSDHDIKPEKKEQQRKIGRLFGEDEISHYNVSSLVIERTRDPKSPHAKIESVTFEWVPTGATESLVNRYMDMIPEESQPIAGTKGAQQRDQQMMKQLPAHDQAPEFCDNLSEVEAKKLEEFVEQYKTTAVGIGQVREVIIQDLQPQTNTALSQQAGRGVYGTAAPLSGDASQRRSPVPGGVSVFPASQGTPVSMVHSQAVQPGVRGASGDLRGHQPEANQQYASVSGVQGYQAGVAGQAGFAGVEGQPGVGGQPGQMGHVQYQAGQEGAVPGQFASEYGTANIQGTPAGVGHYAGQSGVVTMHGTPEGVAGEYGVAGGVGGVAGGRPGEYGTPGAGAGVGGRPGQYATQGGVSDIHGTPGGVAGAYGAGDVVDTTRHGAGAGATPGVSAVGGGEIAEQALAPHWQCVQCGEQLTGGDVAVFAERAGPDKCWHPACFRCDTCKELLVDLIYFYKDDKVYCGRHYADLHRPRCAACDELIFAREYTQAEDQNWHLKHFCCFDCDVLLGGKRYVPRDNHPYCLECYEKRFAKICQSCHEKISADAQRLSHKEFHWHANEKCFSCSNCKTTLLGKQFMPKQGHIFCSVKCKRELLS from the exons ATTGCACCTCTACATGAAATAGGAGCTGGTGCACCATGTCTTAAGTGTGGTGATGCATGTCCAGGTTTGGATCTACATTTCTGGAG AAAAATCTGTCGAAACTGTAAGTGTAGTCAGTCCGATCATGACATCAAGCCAGAAAAGAAAGAACAACAACGTAAAATTGGACGCCTGTTTGGTGAAGATGAGATCTCTCACTATAATGTTAGCAGTTTGGTCATTGAGAGAACCAGGGATCCGAAATCTCCACATGCTAAGATAGAAAGTGTGACGTTTGAATGGGTGCCTACAGGGGCTACTGAATCACTG GTCAATCGGTACATGGATATGATACCAGAGGAAAGTCAACCAATTGCTGGAACAAAGGGAGCACAGCAGCGTGATCAACAGATGATGAAACAGCTACCTGCCCATGACCAGGCTCCAGAGTTTTGTGATAACCTATCCGAAGTAGAAGCCAAGAAGTTGGAAGAATTTGTAGAACAGTACAAGACAACAGCTGTTGGTATTGGTCAAGTCAGAGAAGTCATCATCCAAGATCTGCAGCCACAAACCAATACTGCTTTGTCACAGCAAGCTGGTAGAGGAGTCTATGGCACTGCTGCACCACTAAGTGGTGATGCATCTCAACGAAGGTCTCCAGTGCCTGGAGGAGTTTCCGTTTTCCCAGCATCACAAGGTACACCAGTGTCAATGGTTCATAGTCAAGCTGTACAACCAGGTGTAAGAGGTGCATCGGGTGACCTCAGAGGACACCAACCTGAAGCAAATCAGCAGTATGCATCTGTTTCTGGTGTGCAAGGATATCAGGCAGGTGTTGCTGGACAGGCTGGTTTTGCTGGTGTTGAAGGTCAACCTGGTGTCGGAGGTCAACCAGGACAAATGGGACATGTTCAATATCAAGCTGGTCAGGAGGGTGCTGTACCTGGTCAGTTTGCATCAGAATATGGTACTGCTAATATCCAAGGCACTCCTGCAGGTGTTGGTCATTATGCCGGTCAAAGTGGTGTTGTCACAATGCATGGTACTCCAGAGGGTGTTGCTGGTGAATATGGTGTGGCTGGTGGTGTAGGAGGTGTTGCTGGTGGCAGACCTGGTGAATATGGTACTCCCGGTGCTGGTGCTGGCGTAGGTGGTAGACCTGGTCAATATGCCACCCAAGGTGGTGTTAGTGACATTCATGGCACACCTGGAGGTGTAGCTGGTGCATATGGTGCTGGAGATGTGGTTGATACAACTCGTCATGGGGCTGGTGCTGGTGCAACTCCTGGTGTCAGTGCAGTTGGAGGAGGTGAGATTGCCGAACAAGCCCTAGCTCCACATTGG CAATGTGTCCAGTGTGGTGAACAGCTGACCGGAGGAGATGTTGCTGTGTTTGCTGAGAGAGCTGGTCCTGATAAGTGTTGGCATCCAGCATGTTTCCGATGTGACACATGTAAAGAATTGCTGGTAGATCTCATTTATTTCTACAAAGATGACAAGGTGTACTGTGGTCGTCACTACGCCGACTTACATCGTCCACGTTGTGCTGCTTGTGATGAG TTGATCTTTGCTAGAGAATATACCCAGGCAGAAGACCAGAATTGGCATTTGAAGCATTTCTGTTGTTTTGATTGTGATGTTTTACTTGGTGGTAAACGCTACGTGCCAAGAGATAATCACCCTTACTGCTTAGAGTGTTATGAGAAACGCTTTGCAAAG ATTTGCCAGAGTTGTCACGAGAAGATCTCAGCTGATGCTCAGAGGCTAAGTCATAAGGAATTCCACTGGCACGCCAACGAGAAGTGTTTTAGTtgttcaaattgtaaaacaacTCTACTGGGCAAACAATTCATGCCTAAACAAGGGCACATATTTTGTTCCGTCAAGTGTAAAAGAGAGTTACTGTCATAG
- the LOC144446708 gene encoding testin-like isoform X1 gives MERLTYPLRAGSSPLVSRKTTSIPASQQDSNGGKQEIAKEDRERIAPLHEIGAGAPCLKCGDACPGLDLHFWRKICRNCKCSQSDHDIKPEKKEQQRKIGRLFGEDEISHYNVSSLVIERTRDPKSPHAKIESVTFEWVPTGATESLVNRYMDMIPEESQPIAGTKGAQQRDQQMMKQLPAHDQAPEFCDNLSEVEAKKLEEFVEQYKTTAVGIGQVREVIIQDLQPQTNTALSQQAGRGVYGTAAPLSGDASQRRSPVPGGVSVFPASQGTPVSMVHSQAVQPGVRGASGDLRGHQPEANQQYASVSGVQGYQAGVAGQAGFAGVEGQPGVGGQPGQMGHVQYQAGQEGAVPGQFASEYGTANIQGTPAGVGHYAGQSGVVTMHGTPEGVAGEYGVAGGVGGVAGGRPGEYGTPGAGAGVGGRPGQYATQGGVSDIHGTPGGVAGAYGAGDVVDTTRHGAGAGATPGVSAVGGGEIAEQALAPHWHSSYRGFRKQCVQCGEQLTGGDVAVFAERAGPDKCWHPACFRCDTCKELLVDLIYFYKDDKVYCGRHYADLHRPRCAACDELIFAREYTQAEDQNWHLKHFCCFDCDVLLGGKRYVPRDNHPYCLECYEKRFAKICQSCHEKISADAQRLSHKEFHWHANEKCFSCSNCKTTLLGKQFMPKQGHIFCSVKCKRELLS, from the exons ATTGCACCTCTACATGAAATAGGAGCTGGTGCACCATGTCTTAAGTGTGGTGATGCATGTCCAGGTTTGGATCTACATTTCTGGAG AAAAATCTGTCGAAACTGTAAGTGTAGTCAGTCCGATCATGACATCAAGCCAGAAAAGAAAGAACAACAACGTAAAATTGGACGCCTGTTTGGTGAAGATGAGATCTCTCACTATAATGTTAGCAGTTTGGTCATTGAGAGAACCAGGGATCCGAAATCTCCACATGCTAAGATAGAAAGTGTGACGTTTGAATGGGTGCCTACAGGGGCTACTGAATCACTG GTCAATCGGTACATGGATATGATACCAGAGGAAAGTCAACCAATTGCTGGAACAAAGGGAGCACAGCAGCGTGATCAACAGATGATGAAACAGCTACCTGCCCATGACCAGGCTCCAGAGTTTTGTGATAACCTATCCGAAGTAGAAGCCAAGAAGTTGGAAGAATTTGTAGAACAGTACAAGACAACAGCTGTTGGTATTGGTCAAGTCAGAGAAGTCATCATCCAAGATCTGCAGCCACAAACCAATACTGCTTTGTCACAGCAAGCTGGTAGAGGAGTCTATGGCACTGCTGCACCACTAAGTGGTGATGCATCTCAACGAAGGTCTCCAGTGCCTGGAGGAGTTTCCGTTTTCCCAGCATCACAAGGTACACCAGTGTCAATGGTTCATAGTCAAGCTGTACAACCAGGTGTAAGAGGTGCATCGGGTGACCTCAGAGGACACCAACCTGAAGCAAATCAGCAGTATGCATCTGTTTCTGGTGTGCAAGGATATCAGGCAGGTGTTGCTGGACAGGCTGGTTTTGCTGGTGTTGAAGGTCAACCTGGTGTCGGAGGTCAACCAGGACAAATGGGACATGTTCAATATCAAGCTGGTCAGGAGGGTGCTGTACCTGGTCAGTTTGCATCAGAATATGGTACTGCTAATATCCAAGGCACTCCTGCAGGTGTTGGTCATTATGCCGGTCAAAGTGGTGTTGTCACAATGCATGGTACTCCAGAGGGTGTTGCTGGTGAATATGGTGTGGCTGGTGGTGTAGGAGGTGTTGCTGGTGGCAGACCTGGTGAATATGGTACTCCCGGTGCTGGTGCTGGCGTAGGTGGTAGACCTGGTCAATATGCCACCCAAGGTGGTGTTAGTGACATTCATGGCACACCTGGAGGTGTAGCTGGTGCATATGGTGCTGGAGATGTGGTTGATACAACTCGTCATGGGGCTGGTGCTGGTGCAACTCCTGGTGTCAGTGCAGTTGGAGGAGGTGAGATTGCCGAACAAGCCCTAGCTCCACATTGG CACTCTAGTTATAGGGGTTTCAGGAAG CAATGTGTCCAGTGTGGTGAACAGCTGACCGGAGGAGATGTTGCTGTGTTTGCTGAGAGAGCTGGTCCTGATAAGTGTTGGCATCCAGCATGTTTCCGATGTGACACATGTAAAGAATTGCTGGTAGATCTCATTTATTTCTACAAAGATGACAAGGTGTACTGTGGTCGTCACTACGCCGACTTACATCGTCCACGTTGTGCTGCTTGTGATGAG TTGATCTTTGCTAGAGAATATACCCAGGCAGAAGACCAGAATTGGCATTTGAAGCATTTCTGTTGTTTTGATTGTGATGTTTTACTTGGTGGTAAACGCTACGTGCCAAGAGATAATCACCCTTACTGCTTAGAGTGTTATGAGAAACGCTTTGCAAAG ATTTGCCAGAGTTGTCACGAGAAGATCTCAGCTGATGCTCAGAGGCTAAGTCATAAGGAATTCCACTGGCACGCCAACGAGAAGTGTTTTAGTtgttcaaattgtaaaacaacTCTACTGGGCAAACAATTCATGCCTAAACAAGGGCACATATTTTGTTCCGTCAAGTGTAAAAGAGAGTTACTGTCATAG